In Geotrypetes seraphini chromosome 11, aGeoSer1.1, whole genome shotgun sequence, the genomic window cttggcctattggttaatcctgccctggtaagCATGCTGatcacgccggagaagttaaaaaggtacggggaaagggaaggggggcgtgcACGCACGGCGGGGGGGAGCGGAGCGCCACTCACCCTTACGGCGCCACTGAACGTAGTATCCATTGAGGGCTGTGCACTtggtccagcaagtttccagttttaTTGTAAGCTGTTTTTCCTAcaatatgaaaaaactggaaatatATGAGACGGATCTGCATGCACtatctccttgagatgcaaatgcgtcccatgcatatttattctggatatcctgaaaacctgacctgcctatggctctcgaggaccggaattgcctacccctgagctagaagaatggtccagaaattggcaactaagatttaatgctaaaaaatgcaaggtcatgcacttgggctacaGAAACCCAAGGTGGCAGTGCCGCagtgagattccgggtgtgccacgagatgccggcaaggaggagaggcgctgtctgattgcttacaggatgtgcctcttgcggcgaggggcacatcctgtaggcggtCAGCCGGCACTGCTGCCTCTCCTCCTCCGGGGTAGTAATTgcaggctcagggccccatctggagggcctccacgcaTGAGTGGATGttagcgtgatgtcatcacggttgcacatttctggatgccctccagccgcggcccCAAGTTTAGAGTGCCACAGCTTTAAAATGTTTGTGGGTCACTGATTTAGGAAGATAAGTACTTCTGTGCTCAAAAAAAGAATAAgactcggggaggggggggggggggtcggtcgtTACTGTTAGGTAACCAAACAGATAGAAAAGGTGATggccaaagccagaaggatgccttGGTGCATACAGAGAGGAATggtcagcaggaaaaaggagatgaTAGGGCctcattgtataagtctctgctgtagggttaccagatgtcgggGGTATATCCGGGGGTCCTGATGGGTCCAGCACTgtatccaggttttgaaaagcctcctctcaatcacaTGCGCAaattgcctcctgcccgaccaaagcaggcagcagggggcaatactggggtagagatgggcgggcctggggggcgggtctagggtgtccggattttacaatcataaaatctggcaaccctactctaGTGAGACCACATTTACAGTACTATGTGTTCTGAAGATCACACCTTCAGAAAGACATAACCAAGATAAAGTCAGTCCAGAGGACAGCTTCTGAAAtgctcagtggtcttcatcataaagcaacTAGAGGCAGACttatagacctcaatatgtatactgttggaggaaaggtgagagagaggggttatgattgagacatttaagtatcgctgtagcataaatgcacaggagacagGTCTCTTGcagctgaaaggaagctctggaacgacaGGGCATAAAATAAAGTTGAAGGAAGATGCATTCaaaagtagggttgccagattttccatctggaaaatctggacctccCCTAGACCCgctcccaggcctgcccagttccacccatccctgccccatcacgCCCCAGTTCTGCCTCCAATCCCGctccaactccctccctccctcccctccccccccctgctgcctgctctcatagGGCAAGACATCCGCTCATCTCTGTGTCACTTctatgcttctaaaacaggtctaattccAAACATCTAAggtccatccaggatgtcttgcaagatatttgattatcgctgcaagatgtccatgtctaacccacccttgagactgcccaaagcccatCCATAACACgcttccaccatgcccatctcatgctctgaacatacagcggttggaacaccttgctagacgtacagaaagtccattttgattatcggcgcttGAACGTCCTGGCTATTAGAATGTCCAAGTGcagatttaggcaggtttttgcaCGTCTGGCTGTtgcgattatgcccctctaagtatcTATTTTATAATCCattttgaactgaataggtaaaggctgAATAgtaaacctgattaacataacattttgAGTGTTCCTGCAGGACGAGGTAGAatatgaaacaaaaggaaatgaaaTCTCTTTTCCTGAAAACTAGAATCAGTTGGTCATCCTATCTACCCTTATGTATTTGGCTTCCAGCAgacctcagtaaaaaaaaaaaagtgctttctTTGAAAAGCAGATGATGGTTCACCCAGTGCAGGATTCTCTGTTACAAAATCAATGCGCAATTGACAATCCTAGCATTGTTCCCTACCATGAAAGAGTCTGTGCCTACCCATGTTCATCTCTTATCTAAGTTGGTAGGGTAGACATGAATTGATGGTGATGATAAGTAAAAGTGGAATAATCGAAAATGTTTTCCTTGTTCTTTCAGAGCTGGTTAGGCGCTTCCTACACCATGACGATCGATTTTTTTGACTGTGGCATTGTACTTCCTGAAATTCTGCAGGTGTACAAACACATTCCACAACAGTCTTCAAAAGCTGATTTCAAAGAAGTGGATAAGCATCACAAACTCTCCAGCTGTAAATCCTGTCTTCCTGTTCACAGTAAAGAGCAAAGCAAATCCATGAATTCCTGTGTGACAGATGGCAGTGCTATAAAAGATAAATCATACGGCCATGTCTCCATTGACACAGTAACAGTGGCTGTTGAAGGTACCCCTTGTTGTCCACAGTGCCCCTGCAACAGTCGAGAAAAACATGATCAGTATGTAGGTGATAACGATGACAGCGGAGACATTGTCTATTCCACAAAGAAAAGCAGGAATGATCATATAGAGAGTGAGTTACTGATGGCTGACTCAAGCGCCCAAGAAGACATCATGTCATCAGGCTCTACTCCCATGGCTAGCTACAGAAGACTGCATGAGATTGAGTCAATCAGTGAACCAATGCAAGGTTTCTTGAGAAGTTCTTTGGGACCCAACCTGAATATTTTAGATCTTCTCTGTGTACAGCATGATGAATGGGACCTGGACAGTCCAACATCATATCAGGCTACACATGATGAAAGTATTTCCTATGATTCTGATGCAGAACACGTTGGGTACCCAAGAATATGCCTAGATATGGACACTATTGACAGTGGGTTTGTAGACTCCGACTGTAGCAGCCCCACCGAAAGTGAATTTGAAAAGAACAACATTACCCAGACTGATTCCAGTGACAGCTCAGGGTCTGTCCAACTACAAGAGGCAAACCAATGCACAAGAAGTTACGTCAAACAGTGGATTTCTTGCACTTCTACCACCTCTAGCAGTGAATCCCAAATGAGTGAGTGATTTTAAATACTATCGCTTACACTGGGATTTCCATTCATTGAAACAAACGTTAAACTAAGAACCTTACGTGTCTTATCACAGAGCTGATGATTCCAGAACTCTCGAAGTGCGAAGACTGTGGGCTGGCAACCATTTGAAGAAAATGCCAACAGGCATGGTAGTGATCTCCCCTCTGTTGATTAAATGCCCCAGTGCAATATGGCCTTCATCGTGCTCTCCTGCCCAACTACTCAGTTTACTGTTAACTTTCCAGTATTGGAATCACAAGTCCTTACCTAACCAACCGCCTAAATCAGAATCTTACTACTAGGCAAAgtagaactcagaccccatttacttaccccccattcaaaggtactcggtacaagaagatgtttgacaacctcctagcaacgcaggcagcaaaacttgaccactccatctccaacttactgacaacaacgagcgacttcaaatcatttcgaaaaggaatcaaaactctgctattcaaaaaatttatccagacatcctaactcttccccttgtcctttcccctcccttgtaaaccccccccccccaaacagtcTCACCCCCTTgtaatttttttctctccaaagtatcaaccatgtatacCACTAGCTAACTTGCAAATCTTCTGGAAATGTACAGTACGCTTctctgtaatccgcctagaactgcaaggtacgagcggaataaaagtcactaatgtagtGTAAGACTCAATGCACCTTTGTGCATTGCAAGATCTCAGTTAGCCTGCCAGGTTTTTAAATCTGTTGCGGTGCCTGCACTGGAGTGCTCTGCCGAGAAGAGGTCACTGCCAAACCCAACTGTATACCTGAATGGTATGACTTTAAATCCCTGCTTGAATTAggaataaagggctagattcactaagcccaccgatcgtgtttgcAGTCATGTAccaacccgattttcctccgacccaattcactaacctctgtgccgatcatccttcgatctgatccgcccatgcaaatgagggggaaaggcatgcaaagtaggaaggacgcaatTCACAAAACAGTTTCAGGaacatcgactgggctggccgatccaaaaacaagcgaccgctgaggaccagtcgcttgtgcaaaaaccctgctttctgccccaattctcctgctccctgccccgattcttctgctcttgccgccctgctctctgccccaattctcctgctccctgccccgattcttctgctcttgccgccctgctctctgccccaattctcctgctccctgccccgattcttctgctcttgccgccctgctctctgccccaattctcctgctccctgccccgcttcttctgctcttgccgccctgctctctgccccaattctcctgctccctgccccgattcttctgctcttgccgccctgctctctgccccaattctcctgctccctgccccgattcttctgctcttgccgccctgctctctgccccaactctgtggttttaacctgtggtgTAGCTCCACTTtcaacccacaggttaaaaccatgggctcacgaaagtttccagctctgtatttttttatttatttttttaagttttcagCTCTTCCTTCgcggtgagcatgcgcagaccatctacaagcaaagaagatggtctgtgcatgcttcaggatcactctccagcgatccgtgtggtcggtggggggggggaggtcatgcctcctattgcccccatttgcatgaggacgcattGAGAATTTGTCAGCCTGCCACGGATCGCACACAGATCGGAcacaatcgggcaggttagtgaatctagcccaaagtccctGTGAACATAAAGTCATGTTTCTAGCACACTTtaaaatgacataagaacataagcaatgcctccactgggtcagacctgaggtccatcgtgcccagcagtccgctcacgcggcggccccaacaggtccaggacctgtgcagtagccctctatctatacccctctatccctttttctagcaggaaattgtccaatcctttcttgaactccagtaccgtactctgtcttattacgccctctggaagcgcattccaggtgtccaccacacgctgggtaaagaaaaacttcctagcattcgttttgaatctgtcctcttccaacttttccgaatgctccCTCTATGGACAGGCTGGGTGCAGGCACAATTTTTCTCAcctgagcaacaagttctaaaaaaaaaaaaaaaagtttttctgtatgcaacaagttctaaaaaccaacctttttccagatttgcacgtatttttgtgagtgacctTGTAGAATCTATGCGTGACACTTCTAGAATGTATAAGCGATTGCTCGTGTGCTCAGTTTAGagaagtgttcttcaaccaccggtccgtggaccggtcccaatccacagaaatttcctgccggtccacagggcca contains:
- the IL21R gene encoding interleukin-21 receptor isoform X3, encoding MKNAPAPKAVLVYFLVYGVVQNTKCCEDLTCFIDYIETLTCTYKIGHRGTNGMLYNLTTTWNTENPEDMAPCNLIQFSRNGSHAVFTCTISMKYFTSEDKFTVHIMETDGKDYKDSKECPEIAVIENFKPYPPFNLTISLSEDYNICWQTAYESNYLLQDELEYELRYKKKYDTWENHHSVPITRDEKNVLLLQSSFHANTVYVAQVRAKPRSNSDYKGVWSDWSTSLTWKTKEGKGKSFLGSKPWIYVVLSLLGLLPLVIFAFFKLKRIWKQVWALTPDPEPFFKPLYMGHNGDFKSWLGASYTMTIDFFDCGIVLPEILQVYKHIPQQSSKADFKEVDKHHKLSSCKSCLPVHSKEQSKSMNSCVTDGSAIKDKSYGHVSIDTVTVAVEGTPCCPQCPCNSREKHDQYVGDNDDSGDIVYSTKKSRNDHIESELLMADSSAQEDIMSSGSTPMASYRRLHEIESISEPMQGFLRSSLGPNLNILDLLCVQHDEWDLDSPTSYQATHDESISYDSDAEHVGYPRICLDMDTIDSGFVDSDCSSPTESEFEKNNITQTDSSDSSGSVQLQEANQCTRSYVKQWISCTSTTSSSESQMSE